The Sphingosinithalassobacter sp. CS137 genome includes a region encoding these proteins:
- a CDS encoding nitrate reductase: protein MGEAVRTTCAYCGVGCGIRATVTGERQVRIEGDPDHPANRGRLCSKGTHLGETVGLEGRLLHPMIGLRRASWDKALALVAKRFRDTIARHGPGSVAFYVSGQLLTEDYYVANKLMKGFIGTANIDTNSRLCMSSAVAGHNRAFGEDVVPASYDDLDSADLIVLVGSNAAWCHPIVYQRVSARREAGAKLVVIDPRRTETAADADLHLPIRPGSDVALMNGLLHWCREAGVVDEAYLAAHVATPDSFWDDVGEGSDLWSVAGVCDVAPSDLRRFYELFAATPQTVTMFSQGVNQSLSGTDQVNAILNVHLATGRIGKPGAAPFSITGQPNAMGGREVGGLASTLAAHMNFAAENRELVQRFWASPAMAQKPGLKAVDLFRAIDEGRIKALWVMATNPAVSMPDAGRVRDTLAACPFVVVSDVMERTDTVDYAHVRLPAAAWGEKDGTVTNSDRTISRQRALFPLPGEAKPDWWIVKEVARRMGWKTAFAYDRPAEIWREHCRLSTYGNGGKRLFALPDGGSGGNAAYDAMTPFRWGGVPFADGRYSTADGRARLVSVAQKPIPAPLRDWPMTLNTGRYRDQWHTMTRTGLAPKLARHREEPLVEVHPEDAAELGLAEGGLARVTTPQGDSIFRVALTDAQRRGELFTPIHWTDRTSTGGRTGLLPRPLTDPHSGQPGFKSTPAKLEPVTAEWRGFLIMAGELANKPRCLWATRVAVPQGSLWELAGNGDTARIEAMLPRGERIEAVDVGRGTRRVAILDKGKLAAVLFVTRTGELPSRDWLIAQLAEERAAPTLLAGRAPGTQPDRGAVICACFDVGLNAIVAAIRDQGLADVAAIGGALQAGTNCGSCRPALARILSEVTSDAA, encoded by the coding sequence CGTCACGGGTGAGCGTCAGGTGCGGATCGAGGGCGATCCTGATCATCCTGCCAATCGCGGACGGCTCTGTTCGAAGGGCACGCATCTGGGCGAGACCGTCGGCCTGGAAGGGCGACTGCTCCACCCGATGATCGGCCTCAGGCGTGCGAGCTGGGACAAGGCGCTGGCGCTTGTCGCGAAGCGCTTTCGCGACACGATCGCGCGGCACGGGCCGGGCAGCGTCGCCTTCTATGTTTCGGGTCAGTTGCTCACCGAGGATTATTATGTCGCGAACAAGCTGATGAAGGGGTTCATCGGCACCGCCAACATCGACACCAATTCGCGGCTGTGCATGTCGAGCGCGGTCGCCGGGCACAACCGCGCATTTGGCGAGGATGTGGTGCCTGCCAGCTATGACGATCTCGACTCCGCCGACCTGATTGTGCTGGTGGGCAGCAACGCCGCCTGGTGCCATCCGATCGTCTATCAGCGCGTCTCCGCACGGCGCGAAGCGGGGGCGAAACTGGTGGTGATCGACCCGCGCCGCACCGAGACCGCAGCGGACGCTGACCTGCATCTGCCGATCCGCCCGGGCAGCGACGTCGCGTTGATGAACGGGCTGCTGCACTGGTGCCGCGAGGCTGGCGTGGTCGACGAGGCATATCTCGCCGCGCATGTCGCGACGCCCGACAGTTTCTGGGACGACGTAGGAGAGGGGAGCGACCTGTGGTCGGTGGCAGGCGTCTGCGACGTGGCGCCGTCAGACCTCAGGCGCTTCTACGAGCTGTTCGCCGCAACGCCCCAAACGGTGACCATGTTCAGCCAGGGCGTGAACCAGTCGCTGAGCGGCACCGATCAGGTCAACGCCATCCTCAACGTCCATCTGGCGACGGGGCGGATCGGCAAGCCGGGTGCGGCACCGTTTTCGATTACCGGCCAGCCCAATGCAATGGGCGGGCGCGAGGTCGGCGGACTCGCCTCCACCCTCGCCGCGCACATGAATTTCGCGGCTGAGAACCGCGAACTGGTCCAGCGCTTCTGGGCCTCGCCCGCGATGGCGCAGAAGCCGGGGCTGAAGGCTGTCGACCTGTTCCGCGCGATCGATGAAGGGCGGATCAAGGCGCTATGGGTCATGGCGACCAACCCGGCGGTATCGATGCCGGACGCAGGCCGGGTGCGCGATACACTCGCCGCCTGTCCCTTCGTCGTGGTGAGCGACGTGATGGAGCGGACCGACACCGTCGATTACGCCCATGTCCGCCTGCCCGCTGCCGCCTGGGGCGAGAAGGACGGGACGGTCACCAACAGCGACCGAACGATCAGCCGCCAGCGTGCGCTGTTCCCGCTGCCCGGCGAGGCGAAACCCGATTGGTGGATCGTCAAGGAAGTCGCGCGGCGGATGGGGTGGAAGACCGCCTTTGCCTATGACCGCCCGGCCGAGATCTGGCGCGAGCATTGCCGCCTCTCGACCTATGGCAATGGCGGCAAGCGGCTGTTCGCGCTGCCCGATGGCGGGTCGGGGGGCAATGCGGCGTATGACGCGATGACGCCGTTCCGCTGGGGCGGAGTGCCGTTCGCCGATGGCCGCTATTCGACAGCCGATGGGCGCGCGCGGCTGGTCAGCGTGGCGCAGAAGCCGATCCCCGCACCGCTGCGCGACTGGCCGATGACGCTCAACACCGGACGCTATCGCGACCAGTGGCACACGATGACCCGCACCGGGCTTGCGCCGAAGCTGGCGCGGCACCGCGAGGAGCCGTTGGTCGAGGTGCATCCCGAGGATGCAGCCGAACTGGGCCTCGCCGAGGGCGGTCTTGCACGCGTCACGACGCCGCAGGGGGACAGCATCTTCCGCGTCGCGCTGACCGATGCGCAACGGCGCGGCGAGCTGTTCACGCCGATCCACTGGACCGACCGCACTTCGACCGGCGGGCGCACGGGGTTGCTTCCGCGCCCGCTGACCGATCCGCATTCGGGGCAGCCGGGGTTCAAATCGACTCCAGCTAAGCTTGAGCCTGTCACGGCCGAGTGGCGCGGATTTCTGATCATGGCGGGTGAGCTTGCAAACAAGCCGCGCTGCCTGTGGGCGACGCGGGTGGCGGTGCCGCAGGGCAGTCTGTGGGAGCTGGCCGGCAATGGCGACACGGCGCGAATCGAGGCAATGCTGCCGCGCGGCGAGCGGATCGAGGCAGTCGACGTCGGCCGTGGCACGCGGCGCGTCGCGATACTCGACAAGGGCAAGCTTGCCGCAGTGTTGTTCGTCACTCGCACCGGCGAGCTTCCCTCGCGCGACTGGCTGATCGCGCAGCTCGCCGAGGAACGCGCCGCGCCGACCCTGCTCGCCGGTCGCGCACCGGGAACTCAGCCCGATCGCGGAGCGGTGATCTGCGCCTGTTTCGATGTCGGGCTCAACGCCATCGTCGCGGCGATCCGCGACCAGGGGCTGGCGGACGTCGCCGCGATCGGCGGCGCGCTGCAGGCTGGAACCAATTGCGGATCGTGCCGCCCGGCGCTTGCCCGCATTCTTTCGGAGGTGACGTCCGATGCCGCATGA